From the Coffea eugenioides isolate CCC68of chromosome 1, Ceug_1.0, whole genome shotgun sequence genome, the window TGGATTTTAGGAAACTGCTTTCATGGTTAATTTCATGTTCATTTCGAAGCTGCTTTACATATTACTTTTCTTGATATATGATACTGATTTCATGGCTTTTCATATGAATTTTCATATTGCTTTTATGGCTGCTTTTCATATGACTTGTAGCCTTAATTTTTGAAAAGGCTAGTTAACAAATTATTCTCTTTAGTTTGATATTAGAAAAGTATTTTGTACTAAAGGCTGATGTGTCTATATCTAGGACATGGATAAAACTTGGATGAAGATTAGCAATAGGAAGGACAAGGCTTATGAACTCGGAGTAAAAAATTTCCTCAAGTTTGCATATTCtcaaaaagttgaaaatcaGAAAATCCCATGCCCATGTACACAATGCAATAATTTTTGTAACCAAACTAAAACAGTTGTGGAGGATCACTTATTGACTCAAGGCATTCGTAAAAGCTACACAAGATGGATACACCATGGGGAACAATTTCGACACCAAAATTGTGGGGATAGCACTAAACATGGGGATGGAGAGGAGGATAGTGATACTGAAGATTTAAATGACATGTTGCACGACATTGGGACAGCACAATGGGGGGACAATTGGGCTGGTAGGGAAGAATCAACGGATGATAGTCTAAATGCGAATCATAGCGACACAAATAACTTTCTTAAATTGTTAGAAGATGCAAAAAAGGAGCTGTATCCAGGGAATCATTTTTACTCAAAGCTATCCTTTGTAGTCACTTTGCTCCATTTGAAAACAATGAGCGGGTGGACTATAAAGTCATTCAATgcattgctggaaatttttaggCATGCACTACCTCCTGAAGCCACAGTTCCCAAGTCTTTTGCTGATGCTAAGAAGCTCATTCGAGACTTAGGTTTTAAATCTGAAAAAATCCATGCTTGTGTCAATGATTGTGTTCTCTTCCgcaaggaaaatgaaaattttgacacTTGTCCAAATCTAAATTGTAAAGAACCTCGCTACAAGATGGCAGGTTCAAGAGTTCCACGCAAAGTTTTGCGTTACTTTCCTTTGAAGTCTAGGCTGCAACGATTATATACCCACAAAGAAATAGCTTCAGATATGAGATGGCATAAAGAAAAGTGTGTGCATGATGATAACATCATGCGGCATCCAGCAGACAGTGAAGCATGGAAACACTTTGATAGGTTGCATCCGGACTTCGCCGTTGATCCTAGAAATGTGAGGTTAGGTCTTGCAACTGATGGTTTCAATCCTTTTGGGACCATGAGTAGTGCTTATAGCATCTGGCCTATTTATCTAGTGCCATACAATCTGCCCCCTTGGAAGTGTATGAGagatcctttctttttcctatcAATGCTAATTCCTGGGCCTAAATCCCCGGGAAATGAGATTGATGTTTACATGGAGCCTCTAATAGATGAACTGAATGAAATGTGGCTTGGTGTTGAAACATATGATGCATATATATGTGTGGTTCACGATCATCTAGGCTCTCAATGATTTTAGgattttattgttgttattgttattgttattgcaTATATATTTGTGAACATGCAGATATTTATTGTGTTTGTATTGTTATTCTATATTTCACAGA encodes:
- the LOC113759761 gene encoding uncharacterized protein LOC113759761; the encoded protein is MDKTWMKISNRKDKAYELGVKNFLKFAYSQKVENQKIPCPCTQCNNFCNQTKTVVEDHLLTQGIRKSYTRWIHHGEQFRHQNCGDSTKHGDGEEDSDTEDLNDMLHDIGTAQWGDNWAGREESTDDSLNANHSDTNNFLKLLEDAKKELYPGNHFYSKLSFVVTLLHLKTMSGWTIKSFNALLEIFRHALPPEATVPKSFADAKKLIRDLGFKSEKIHACVNDCVLFRKENENFDTCPNLNCKEPRYKMAGSRVPRKVLRYFPLKSRLQRLYTHKEIASDMRWHKEKCVHDDNIMRHPADSEAWKHFDRLHPDFAVDPRNVRLGLATDGFNPFGTMSSAYSIWPIYLVPYNLPPWKCMRDPFFFLSMLIPGPKSPGNEIDVYMEPLIDELNEMWLGVETYDAYICVVHDHLGSQ